GGCAAGTCGACGCGAGCGCCCGCTTTGGCCGCCTCGTTCGAGGCCGCTTCGCCGTCGGTGCTCGAACCCATTCCGCCTCCACGCGAACGCGCAATTCGCCCCACAAGCTATCGGGGTGACTCGGCGGAAAATTGAGGCGCAGGTCGGCGCGCCTGACGCGCCTGTCGCTAGGAGCGCGCGATCAAGAGCTCGAGGATGGCTTTCTGTGCGTGTAGACGATTTTCAGCCTGATCGAACACGAGCGAGCGCTCGGAGTCGACCACCTCGGCGGTGATCTCCTCGCCGCGATGCGCGGGCAGGCAGTGCAGGATGCGCGCCTCGGGCGCGAGCGCCACCAGCTCGGCGTTGACCTGGTACGGGCGGAAGACGCGCTTGCGTGACTCGGCTTCGCTCTCCTGTCCCATGCTGGCCCACACGTCGGTGTAGATGAAGCGCGCGCCCTTCACCGCCTCGCGCGGGTCGGCCACGAAGCGGAGCTGCGCGCCGTTCCCGGCCGCGCGCTCGCGCGCCGCGCGCACCAGCTCGGCGTCGGGCGCGAAGCCCGGTGGCGTGCACACCACCAGCGACATGCCCAGACACGCGGCCAGGTTGATCAGCGAGTGACACATGTTGTTGCCGTCGCCGACGTAGGTGAGCTGGTCGGCGCGCAGGTCGCCGTGCTCGAGGATCGTGAGCGCGTCGGCCATGGCCTGGCAGGGGTGCAGCCGGTCGGTGAGCGCGTTGATCACCGGCACGCTGGCGTGCGCGGCCAGGGTCTCGACCAGGTCGTGGCCGAAGGTGCGCGCGACGATGCCGTGGCACCAGCGCGACAGGTTGCGCGCCACGTCCTCGGTCGGCTCGCGCTCGCCGATCTGCACCTGCCCGGGCGGGAGATACACCGGGAACCCGCCCAGCTCGACCACGCCGACCTCGAAGGTCACGAACGTGCGCAGGCTCGGCTTGGCGAAATACAACAGCACCGACGCGCCGTCGAGCGAGCGCACGGGCACGCGCCGCTTGCGCAGGTCCTTCAGCTCGCGCGCGCGCGCGAGCATGCGCTCGATCGCCTCGCGCGGCCAGTCGGCGATCGACAGGAAGTCCTTGGGCAGGCGCGGCTCAGGGCTTCGTGCGGACAAGCTTGGTCCCCACGCCGCCGTCGGTGAAGATCTCGAGCAGGAGCGCGTGCGGGACGCGCCCGTCGATGATGTGCGCCGCAGTGACTCCGCGCTCCATCGCGTGCACGGCGCACTCGAGCTTCGGAATCATGCCGCCCTTCACGGTGCCCGTGGCGATCGCGCGCCGTACCTCGCCCTCGGTCATCTGGTGGATCAGCTGCTTGTCGGCGTCGAGCACGCCTTCCACGTCGGTGAGCA
This genomic stretch from Myxococcota bacterium harbors:
- the argF gene encoding ornithine carbamoyltransferase, which codes for MSARSPEPRLPKDFLSIADWPREAIERMLARARELKDLRKRRVPVRSLDGASVLLYFAKPSLRTFVTFEVGVVELGGFPVYLPPGQVQIGEREPTEDVARNLSRWCHGIVARTFGHDLVETLAAHASVPVINALTDRLHPCQAMADALTILEHGDLRADQLTYVGDGNNMCHSLINLAACLGMSLVVCTPPGFAPDAELVRAARERAAGNGAQLRFVADPREAVKGARFIYTDVWASMGQESEAESRKRVFRPYQVNAELVALAPEARILHCLPAHRGEEITAEVVDSERSLVFDQAENRLHAQKAILELLIARS